One Gemmatimonadaceae bacterium DNA window includes the following coding sequences:
- the tadA gene encoding Flp pilus assembly complex ATPase component TadA — MRPTRDDWLLPTLEGLVDTAALAELRQPGGESLWDTATRRGFTTDDAILAALSLRFRMKVADLASSTGAARDAVPEGLARKYRIVPLQVTDSILDIATADPHDLDCERTLGFATGRTVRMHLAAPSRIIERIEELYRPESAVEKFLEGMTQYDVQSVTDGPDASVDLDLTSEKASERPIIRLVDHIIAEGISQRASDIHMEAQERGVQVHYRIDGVLRHALTLPRAVGIPLVSRIKIISGLDIADRLRPQDGRARVSVDGKRVDLRVSTLPASAGEKVVIRILDSSNNILSLEGLGMSERDFERIQHLVNLREGIVLVTGPTGSGKTTTLYAALRTIQTRGVNIVTVEDPVEYKLTGVVQVQVNEKAGLTFAAALRSILRQDPDVVLVGEIRDRETAGIAIQASLTGHLVLSTLHTIDAASSVARLLDIGVESYKIGAALKGVVAQRLVRRLCVNCRQLTTEPVAERLQRWLPAGAQLCKAVGCAECGHTGYRGRLALMEVLIADGEVERRVSSGETTDKIVEAAKDSGMRSLWESGIDHVLEGNTDLEELLRVVEAPIDQPAPRREARAEPRLLNPTPTSEFGILRQPLAAPPVTPPTRPAPPPSPLARGSILTDDALELVDDLIPTTNSRRAGKSTILLVEDEAPLRLVLRDLLERDGFIVVEAADGIVALDEIDQEAPDAVVLDLNLPRLDGYAVLSRLRSRPNTASLPVIVLTAKGDEDNEVRVFELGANDFLTKPFRPRALTARLRALLRKS; from the coding sequence ATGCGTCCCACCCGCGATGATTGGCTCCTGCCGACATTGGAGGGACTGGTGGACACGGCGGCGCTGGCCGAGTTGCGCCAGCCCGGGGGCGAGAGCCTGTGGGATACGGCGACGCGGCGCGGCTTCACGACCGACGACGCGATCCTCGCCGCGCTTTCGCTGCGCTTCCGGATGAAGGTCGCCGACCTGGCGTCGTCGACCGGTGCGGCGCGCGATGCGGTCCCCGAGGGGCTGGCGCGGAAGTACCGCATCGTGCCGTTGCAGGTGACGGACTCGATCCTCGACATCGCCACCGCCGACCCGCACGACCTGGACTGCGAGCGCACGCTGGGCTTCGCCACCGGACGCACCGTGCGCATGCACCTGGCGGCGCCGTCGCGCATCATCGAGCGCATCGAGGAGCTGTACCGCCCGGAGAGCGCCGTCGAGAAGTTCCTCGAGGGGATGACGCAGTACGACGTGCAGTCGGTGACCGACGGCCCCGACGCCTCGGTCGACCTCGACCTCACGAGCGAGAAGGCCTCCGAACGCCCCATCATCCGCCTCGTCGACCACATCATCGCCGAGGGGATCAGCCAGCGCGCCAGCGACATCCACATGGAGGCGCAGGAGCGCGGCGTGCAGGTGCACTACCGCATCGACGGGGTCCTGCGGCACGCCCTCACCCTCCCCCGCGCCGTGGGGATCCCGCTCGTCTCGCGCATCAAGATCATCTCGGGGCTCGACATCGCCGACCGCCTCCGCCCGCAGGACGGGCGCGCGCGCGTCTCCGTCGATGGCAAGCGCGTCGACCTCCGCGTCTCCACGCTCCCCGCGTCGGCCGGCGAGAAAGTCGTCATCCGAATCCTCGACTCGAGCAACAACATCCTCTCGCTCGAAGGGCTGGGGATGAGCGAGCGCGACTTCGAGCGCATCCAGCACCTGGTGAACCTGCGCGAGGGGATCGTCCTCGTCACCGGCCCCACCGGGTCGGGAAAGACGACGACGCTCTACGCCGCCTTGCGCACCATCCAGACGCGCGGCGTCAACATCGTTACCGTCGAGGACCCGGTCGAGTACAAGCTCACGGGCGTGGTGCAGGTGCAAGTGAACGAGAAGGCGGGGCTCACCTTCGCAGCCGCGCTGCGCTCCATCCTGCGCCAGGACCCCGACGTCGTCCTCGTCGGCGAGATCCGCGACCGGGAGACGGCGGGAATCGCGATCCAGGCCTCGCTCACGGGGCACCTGGTCCTCTCGACGCTGCACACGATCGACGCGGCGTCGTCGGTGGCGCGCCTCCTCGACATCGGCGTGGAGAGCTACAAGATCGGCGCCGCCCTCAAGGGGGTCGTGGCGCAGCGCCTGGTCCGCCGCCTCTGCGTCAACTGCCGGCAGCTCACCACCGAACCGGTGGCCGAGCGGCTGCAACGCTGGCTCCCCGCCGGGGCGCAGCTCTGCAAGGCCGTCGGGTGCGCCGAGTGCGGCCACACCGGCTACCGCGGGCGCCTGGCGCTGATGGAAGTGCTCATCGCCGATGGCGAGGTCGAACGCCGCGTCTCCTCCGGCGAGACGACCGACAAGATCGTCGAGGCGGCCAAGGACAGCGGAATGCGTTCGCTCTGGGAGTCGGGGATCGACCACGTGCTGGAAGGCAACACCGACCTCGAGGAGCTCCTGCGCGTCGTCGAGGCCCCCATCGACCAGCCCGCCCCCCGCCGGGAGGCGCGCGCCGAGCCTCGGCTCCTGAACCCGACTCCGACTTCGGAATTCGGCATCCTCCGGCAGCCGCTGGCGGCCCCGCCCGTCACACCGCCGACGCGCCCGGCCCCGCCCCCTTCACCGCTCGCCCGGGGTTCGATCCTCACCGACGATGCGCTGGAACTCGTCGACGACCTCATTCCGACCACGAACAGCCGCCGCGCCGGAAAGAGCACCATCCTCCTCGTGGAGGACGAAGCGCCCCTCCGCCTTGTGCTGCGCGACCTGCTGGAGCGCGACGGCTTCATCGTGGTCGAGGCGGCCGACGGCATCGTTGCCCTCGACGAGATCGACCAGGAAGCGCCGGACGCGGTGGTCCTCGACCTCAACCTCCCGCGCCTCGACGGCTACGCCGTCCTGTCGCGCCTGCGCTCGCGCCCCAACACCGCCTCGCTCCCCGTCATCGTCCTCACGGCCAAGGGGGACGAGGACAACGAGGTTCGCGTCTTCGAACTCGGCGCCAACGACTTCCTTACCAAGCCGTTCAGGCCGCGGGCGCTGACGGCGCGCTTGCGCGCCCTGCTTCGAAAGTCGTAG
- a CDS encoding chorismate-binding protein has product MTFADFERRAQTGTLVPVWRDILLDTDTPVSAFAKLRRAPFAFLLESAPAGGETWSRYTFIGTEPHSAWRLTEQTVEEWTPSLGWHGAHTVDDPIDDLQRRVRALRPASAPELGEFWGGAVGFFSYDVVRAIENLPTPPRRGVAAPDACFVFTRSLVVIDNLRGQARLVVAVDTSGTGDGGRGTGVALRAAYDQALGELDELERRLREPSDLSALHFPADAPRAEGRSTYAREDFERDVERIREYIFAGDCFQALLARRIEVPLDFDTTTLYRALRVLNPSPYMYHLILDGVELVGSSPELLVRVSDGNVTVRPIAGTRPRGRTPAEDAAMAEELAGDEKERAEHVMLIDLGRNDVGRIAEYGSVNVTELMTVERYSHVLHLVSEVQGKLRSGLSALDAFRATFPAGTMTGAPKVRAMQIIDELEPERRGPYAGAVGYIAAGDQRMDLAITIRTCVVAGGVANVQAGAGIVADSVPSREWEETENKARAMLTAIGRARAAGPGSR; this is encoded by the coding sequence GTGACCTTTGCCGATTTTGAACGCCGCGCGCAGACGGGGACGCTCGTCCCGGTGTGGCGCGACATCCTGCTCGACACCGATACGCCGGTCTCCGCCTTCGCCAAGCTGCGGCGAGCGCCATTTGCCTTCCTCCTCGAGTCGGCACCGGCCGGTGGCGAGACGTGGTCGCGCTACACCTTCATCGGGACCGAACCGCACTCGGCGTGGCGACTCACGGAGCAGACGGTGGAGGAGTGGACGCCGTCGCTCGGCTGGCACGGCGCGCACACCGTCGACGATCCCATCGACGACTTGCAGCGCCGGGTGCGCGCGTTGCGCCCGGCGAGCGCCCCCGAGCTTGGCGAGTTCTGGGGGGGCGCGGTGGGCTTCTTCTCCTACGACGTGGTGCGGGCGATCGAGAATCTCCCCACCCCTCCGCGGCGCGGCGTTGCAGCTCCCGACGCCTGCTTCGTCTTCACGCGCTCGCTGGTGGTGATCGACAACTTGCGGGGGCAGGCGAGGCTGGTGGTGGCGGTGGACACCTCCGGGACGGGGGACGGGGGACGGGGGACGGGAGTGGCGCTGCGCGCCGCGTATGACCAGGCGTTAGGCGAGTTGGATGAGCTGGAGCGCAGGCTGCGGGAGCCGTCCGACCTTTCCGCGCTGCACTTTCCGGCGGATGCGCCGCGCGCAGAGGGGCGGTCGACGTATGCGCGGGAGGACTTCGAGCGCGACGTGGAGCGCATTCGCGAGTACATCTTCGCGGGAGACTGCTTCCAGGCGCTGTTGGCGCGGCGCATCGAGGTACCGCTCGACTTCGACACGACGACGTTGTATCGCGCACTGCGCGTCCTCAATCCGTCGCCGTACATGTACCACCTCATCCTCGACGGCGTGGAGCTGGTTGGCTCCTCGCCCGAACTCCTCGTGCGCGTCTCCGACGGCAACGTCACCGTGCGCCCGATTGCCGGGACGCGGCCACGCGGGCGCACGCCGGCCGAGGACGCGGCGATGGCGGAGGAGCTGGCCGGCGACGAGAAGGAGCGCGCCGAGCACGTGATGCTCATCGACCTGGGGCGCAACGACGTCGGGCGCATCGCCGAGTACGGGAGCGTGAATGTCACCGAACTCATGACGGTCGAGCGCTACTCGCACGTATTGCACCTGGTGAGCGAGGTGCAAGGGAAGCTGCGCTCCGGACTCTCGGCGCTCGACGCCTTCCGCGCGACCTTCCCGGCGGGGACGATGACCGGGGCCCCCAAGGTGCGCGCCATGCAGATCATCGACGAACTCGAGCCCGAACGGCGCGGGCCGTACGCGGGAGCGGTGGGCTACATCGCCGCCGGCGACCAGCGCATGGACCTGGCCATCACCATCCGCACGTGCGTGGTGGCGGGAGGGGTGGCCAACGTGCAGGCCGGCGCAGGCATCGTGGCCGACTCGGTCCCTTCGCGGGAGTGGGAGGAGACCGAGAACAAGGCGCGCGCCATGTTGACGGCGATTGGCCGCGCCCGGGCCGCCGGCCCCGGTTCGCGCTAG